The Castor canadensis chromosome 13, mCasCan1.hap1v2, whole genome shotgun sequence genome has a window encoding:
- the Idnk gene encoding probable gluconokinase isoform X1, translating into MAAPGVLLVMGVSGSGKSTVGAQLASELGWKFYDADDYHPEENRRKMGRGIPLNDQDRIPWLCNLHDILLSRDVSSGQHVVLACSALKKIYRDILLRGKDSAPLCHGEAGKEELAEMPLLVIHLSGSFEVISGRLLQRKGHFMPPELLQSQFDTLEPPSAPENFIQISVDKKLPEIIATVMETLQMK; encoded by the exons ATGGCCGCGCCCGGCGTGCTACTGGTGATGGGCGTCAGCGGCTCGGGAAA ATCAACAGTGGGTGCCCAGCTGGCCTCTGAG CTAGGATGGAAATTTTATGATGCAGATGACTATCACCCGGAGGAAAATCGCAGGAAGATGGGAAGAGGGATACCGCTGAATGACCAG GACAGGATTCCATGGCTCTGCAACTTGCATGACATTTTACTAAG cagaGATGTATCCTCAGGGCAGCACGTGGTTTTAGCTTGTTCAGCCCTGAAGAAGATATATAGAGACATCCTGCTACGAGGAAAGGATAGTGCACCTCTGTGCCATGGGGAAGCAGGAAAGGAAGAGCTGGCTGAGATGCCGCTTTTGGTGATCCATCTGAGCGGGTCGTTTGAGGTCATCTCTGGACGCTTACTCCAAAGGAAAGGACATTTTATGCCCCCTGAGCTATTGCAGTCACAGTTTGATACTCTGGAGCCCCCATCAGCTCCAGAAAACTTCATCCAAATCAGTGTGGACAAAAAGCTTCCAGAGATCATTGCTACAGTCATGGAAACTCTGCAGATGAAATGA
- the Idnk gene encoding probable gluconokinase isoform X2, translated as MAAPGVLLVMGVSGSGKSTVGAQLASELGWKFYDADDYHPEENRRKMGRGIPLNDQDRIPWLCNLHDILLRDVSSGQHVVLACSALKKIYRDILLRGKDSAPLCHGEAGKEELAEMPLLVIHLSGSFEVISGRLLQRKGHFMPPELLQSQFDTLEPPSAPENFIQISVDKKLPEIIATVMETLQMK; from the exons ATGGCCGCGCCCGGCGTGCTACTGGTGATGGGCGTCAGCGGCTCGGGAAA ATCAACAGTGGGTGCCCAGCTGGCCTCTGAG CTAGGATGGAAATTTTATGATGCAGATGACTATCACCCGGAGGAAAATCGCAGGAAGATGGGAAGAGGGATACCGCTGAATGACCAG GACAGGATTCCATGGCTCTGCAACTTGCATGACATTTTACTAAG aGATGTATCCTCAGGGCAGCACGTGGTTTTAGCTTGTTCAGCCCTGAAGAAGATATATAGAGACATCCTGCTACGAGGAAAGGATAGTGCACCTCTGTGCCATGGGGAAGCAGGAAAGGAAGAGCTGGCTGAGATGCCGCTTTTGGTGATCCATCTGAGCGGGTCGTTTGAGGTCATCTCTGGACGCTTACTCCAAAGGAAAGGACATTTTATGCCCCCTGAGCTATTGCAGTCACAGTTTGATACTCTGGAGCCCCCATCAGCTCCAGAAAACTTCATCCAAATCAGTGTGGACAAAAAGCTTCCAGAGATCATTGCTACAGTCATGGAAACTCTGCAGATGAAATGA